In the Arachis ipaensis cultivar K30076 chromosome B04, Araip1.1, whole genome shotgun sequence genome, ttttatttttttagaggtcgtaataccacatcacctctgttttacgacttaagcgtaaagctctatgtggtagggtgttacatatccCATTCCGGGATGTTAATGATTTCCTCAATGTTGACCTTGGTCTAAAGAGGGATTTGGTTGCCAAAGTTTATTCCTGACTTCTCTAGGTTGATCACCTGTCCTGATGCTGGGGTGTATTGATTGAGAATTTGAATCAATTAGTAAATTTCATCCTCTTTTGCACCTGAAAAAATAATGCAATTATTAACAAAagatatataagttataattggTTCATTCGGAACTAATTTGACCCCAGATATTAAATTTTTGCTCAAGGCATTATCCATGAGAATAATGAAGACCTCTGAAGCAATAATAAATAGATAAGGGAAAAGTAGAGGTGGCAATGAGTAGCGTAAGGTTTAGATCAAACTCTAACCCTACTGGCacgttgagatttttatataaactcaaccctaTCCTATCCTACCCATGGGTTGAGAATATCCCAACCCTAACTCTACCCGTTCTTAACCCGCAAATACCCGACCCTACCCGCTGATTACCAAAAAGAtataacattattatataacttgatgataatttaatattgaattgacttttatgtaaaaaaaaatgttttaaattatcaattaatgatcttctcTTAGTGACTAAGgatcttttgtatttagtgaAAGGTCTTTAGTTCAACATGCActtgaaacatatttttatataagtatataacatatactaggggtgttcgcggtgtggtttgattcggtttttgagagaaaagtcatccgatccaatcgtctaattaaactgcggttcggtttgattttgtttttttatcGAAGCCATCCGAACCAAATAAAACCAACTAAAATcgatttggtttggttcggtttgtccgattttttcaatcaattcaaaaaaaaaaatactaccatactatttcacaaagtcataacattgaaatcgacaaacacaaatacacaatagctaacaaaGTCTTGGTTTAATGAAATTTAACGACAAGAAATTCAAATACGACAATTAAAAAAGTTTAAAAGTTTAATAGTCAacacaactgaaaataaaaataaatttccaTTAAAAGATAGCCAAGTTATGGTGTCTTCTCCAACAAAACAGTGAAACTTCTTAAGCAAACCAACCCGAAATAAAAAAGTTGTTACATAATAAGAACAATAATAATATAAGACTAGTAAAAACATTCTAATCTAGTTATACATTCTAATAATAAAGAGAACAATAGAGTTCAAGCAAGAAAATATTCTAAACatgaaatgaaacaaaacatgggGCAATCTGATTGAATCCCAAAGTCCAATAGAGTTCAAATCAACCCAAAAAGACCTATGAACAAGAAGAAGGCTGCTAATCCTCCTCGAGATTGATCGAGTCCTTGAACTTCCCATACAAAATCTTCTTTAGTTCAGCCATCTGAGCAACCACAGATTTTTTTTCCTCGTCAAGCTTTGTTAGTTTATGGCTTGTCACCTCTTTCATGTTTTCTATCCTATTCTCAACTTCATCCTTTGTATTCTTTGCAAGAGTGTACATTATCCAGGGATAGTATTGAATGTCGATATTGATACTGATCAATCCAGCTAGGTTTCGTATATACTACATCACTCCTAACATTCTTGCCAAATGAAAACCAACACACTCACAAGTAAACTACATTTTGCCCATAATTACACTCCAGCAATACCCTTAGATGTTCCATTTTgattgagtaaaaaattattctGGCTGAGGAAATATTAGGTTGCCGACATATTGGTTCTTACTTTGGGTGGATTGATCAAGTGGATGAATCTTTTAGGAATACAGTTATTAGTCATTGGGGGACCATTTTTGTGAGCAAATTGATCAATCGTTAACGATAAAAAAGATGGTTTATTCTGCAAGGTCCTAGCTCCTAACTTATTATAGTGATGATTAAGGAATAAACTAAAACCCCACCCCGTAACTAAATAAGTAAATCAATGCATATCCTAtgatttcttttgttctttcaatCCATTTCTACCATCAAGTTATAAACTATAAGGATACATTTGAGTGCTTATTCTACTCATATACTAACAACTGAACTAAAAACAGagctaaataaacaaaaataaaaaagaaaaatgaaaagaaacaaaaaattatgGTTAAGTTGGCGATTTTGATATCATCCTCGAGCTCATGAAAGCAATTGTTCAATGTTCTGAACTTATTGATGTTCTGTTCGTCCTCCCATGTCACTTCCATGTCGGATCCTCCTCCCTTCAACGACgaaaaataaaatatcataaaTTAGGAGGGAAAATAATAGAAAGAAGATTGCGATTCAAAGGAATATTGATTCGAAGCTAGGGATTTTTTATTACCTGCTGCATGCTATTGACTCAATTTAGGGTTTCTTGATTCCAATCACAGTATCAGTTTCAGTGCCACTGGGAGCTACCGTTGACAACTCTCGAGGTAGTGGGCAAAACGGTCCCTTGCCATAGTTGGGAGGTGCAGAGAGCGAGGATGTAAGACCTAGGGAGAGAGTGGCTGGATTTCATACTTCGTTTGGGGTGGGGCTTAGGGGTTACTGGGTAGGCTAGGTTACGTTCATTTGGGGGTGGGGTGGGcttggattttttaaggtttttttaccttaccggtttggttcggttcggttagagtttttatttttaaaactgaaaaccgaaccaaaccgcaatAAAAACAGCAAAACATGTCTTTTTCGATTTTATCGGTTTTCAGTTTGTTCGGTTTTTGGTTTTTTCGGTTCGGTTGGTCGGTTTAGTTCGGTCCGAATcggatttgaacacccctaacatatacatatatagtgtGCAGGTTGGTCGGGTAGTGTTAAGCCTTAACCCGCACCCTACCCACTGCAAATCGGGTTGGTAACCTTACTCAACCGTGTTGGTAACCCTACTCAACCGGGTTGGATACCGGCGGATAGGGTGTATGCTATCACTCATGGAAAAAAGAGAGTCTCCTTGTCTTAGTCCTCTCTGAGGAGTGATTTCTATTGTTAGAGTGCCGTTTATTTTGAACATGTATGTCACGCTTATGATGCACTCCATCCACTTTTGGTGGAACCTAAATTGTTTTAGCACTTCTTCGATGAAGTTCCACTCCATGCTGTCATATGCTTTATTCATATCTTTCTTGATGCCTAAGTCTTGTGAAACATCTTTTCCTCTGCTTGTGATCCTATGGAAAGCTTCTTGCACAATGATAATGTTGTCCTAAAATAATCTTCCACTCACAAATGCACCTGGAATGGGAGAGACAATCTTATCCATGATATTCTGGAGTCTAGCCACCATTACCTTTGATATGATTTTATAAACATAGTTGCAACAACTGATGGATCTCAGATGATTCAGAGTTTCTGCATATTTTATCTTGGGAATGAGCACTACTTGTGTTTTGTTGATTAGCTTCGGAATAGCACCCTCCTCAAGGAAATTTCTTACCACAACATAGACATCATTTTGGATAGTATTCTAGTATTTTTAGTAGAATTGATCACTTAGTCCATCCAGACCAGGTGCTCTTGATCTGTCCATACTAAACATTGCTTGTATAATTTTTTCCTCTATGACTTCCTTCAAAAGATCTTCATTAATTGCTTCAATGACTCTAATAGGAATGGCCTTAGCGTAGTCGGTCAAGTTTGTAATTCCTTTAGATGTAAATAAACTATAGTAGTAACTTTCTGTCAGCCACAGGATCTCACCTTAATTTTGGATCCGACTTCCTTCGGCATTTTAAAATCTGTCAATGTAGTTTCTGTCCATCCTTTGAGCCATTTGATTCTAGCCCTTTGTACCCAATAATTTTCTTCTAGCCTCCATAGCTCTTTGATTCTTTGTTTTGCTTCCTTGATTTGTTCTTGTTGGCTAGTTGTGTGAGGGGAGTTTTGGAGGTGTTAAATTTTGATTTGCCACTTGATTTGTTCTTGAAGTTAGACTTATTTTACTCCTTAAGCTATTTGATGCGATTTATGGTCTTATTAATTAGCCTATTCCAATCTCCTTCATCTTGATCCTTGTCATTCCAACCTTTGTTGATGACTTCCTTGCACTCTTCTTTGTCATCCCAATAAGTTTCATACATGAAAAGTCTCAAAACTTTTTGGTTCAGCTTCAAGTTGGTACTGATTAGAGGAAATGGATGGTAGTGCTTAAAGGTTGGCATGATTAAAGATTTGCCTCTACTTCCAATTCATTAGGGCTCTGTCAATTCTTTCTCTATCACAAAACCATCTCTTGGGTTGCTAAACTAGATAAACTTGTTCACCAGTTCCTTGAACTCTTCAATTTGAATAGTGGGCTTAGGATGCTTGGCGATATAACACCCtatcacacagagctttacacctagaaTGTAAAATAGAGGTGGAGAGGTGCAACgacttctaaaataaaaatacatacatataatagcagaaagaatataataaactaggagtcttgaaaaaagtgggtaaaacaaaatcgcgaaACGAAAAGCGCAACGCTCCAAAAACGAAATAACTTGCGTGTGAAGAAAACTATAATTATCAAACATAAGAtaataaaagtaggaatagagaGCCGATGATagaaaataacaagctcctaacttagCCCGCGAAGTCAAGGCTAgccagagaatatttacacacacacacacacacacacacacacacacacacacacatatatacatatccaaaacccagatgtacataaacaaaatcctgcctctccataaacctctaagatgtgcggagagaaagctaagtacatatatatacatcgcTGTACAATAAAATATCCCAGTAACCACTTCGCAGGAGTGCAGACGCCTAAcaagatgcctctcgacctgcatctaaaaaataacaacatagtatggggtgagaaccagaggttctcagtatggtaaaggtgccacacacataatatataaggtcttgggaatgccagaggcaatcctagaacgccgacactcagattatagagttTAAAGTATTAAATAGAAGCCATCAAAGGTagttttctaagagtatctaagcTTAACTTAACTTAACTTtaaaatctaagtcccatactgccattcctccatacctccatctcTGTCAGCATTTCACAGACAGATAAATAGATAAaagcaagcacaagaaggttacaagtaatgcaggtaacaaatataaatttagcatagaaagtacatttaggcacacccagttaatgcacaaattaaacaagtaattcaagtagtatgcatatgatgcatgcctgtcctatggatgatgaggctcatctgttggttatccaGCTAActcgacaagtccgaaaaccttagactgtccctcgacgttcatccccaagagtctatgcatagctttttcttaaataataaatattgctcaatgggggttaacattcccgggaatttataagtgcccggtcgcCCTTACACCGTAGAGTCAACAAAGTATCGagctttcaacctggtacacgtggtggcaagccacgataTTTTACCCagagaatctcgtatctcagatcatttaatcattcaagccaagtatcatacatgatcattcATTTGATTATCAAGCCAAGTAACATACATGATCATCCGTAACATTTTATAGTCAATTCATCACTTTTCAGCtttacttcatctccaagttatcCCCATTTCCTAACTTAATCTGAATATCAGGTCTAATACTATTATTTATGACTAAGAATgagaatagaggtttagaagtttgaaataggGTTTAAAACTTCAAAAATCATGTTTGCTAGAACAGGGGCCACGCATACGCCTGGCTCACACGTGCACGCGTCcttttgtcatgcgtacgcgtgggtgaaaacttcatgtcacgcgtgcgcatgggacCAGTCACATACGCGTCATCAAAATTCCATGCCACTCGTACGCGTGGACGTACGTTCTTCAAAAAAAGACAATTCGGGAGAATACCACCTGCATATCAACATATTACCCTCCAAACTTCCGACAAGCATAACTTGATCGTTTTAAATCGCTTTtcttccgttcttcgaacggaaTAAACTTCACGAActcaattttcatttaaaataagttAGAATCAATTTGGGATTCCGAAATCCAAGTTATAGCCTCCCAAAGTTCAACCCAAAACCACAATTTTGCAAATTCCTTTAAACCTTATTCTCATCCAAAGTTTCCATTCCATTCATTATCAACCTATCAATACCTACACAATTCCAGCAACGACACTTAACCATGCCTCTTTCCAAATTAACATAATAACAATCTCCATCCCATAATCAAATCACTAATTATCCAACAAACACCAACCAAACATATTCATCAACAAATTGCTAAACATTAAACacacacctgcattccaacttatcctatcgtcatctagcctaagttttcacagaatattatatattaaatgcaagaaacctaaaccataccttggccaatttctaCGTAACGATCAAggaaatttaattaaaaccaaTCACATCCCCAAAACCTCAACTAcacagcttcctccaagttccggtattcacaatttcaagctccaattatttattcacaacctaatacacattcataagacatatatacccaatttaatactcaaagctcaaattcaataaaattaaaatagaattatggtatcctcaccttacccaagcttcacataagcgaGAGCGAACGTTTtcttcaagctaattggatcctaaaacatcagaaatcaaagaaattcaatatcccttccaattttttgaaaaattggaGAAAAGAAGTGGCTGGGAGTGATAAATGACTTACCAATAAAATTATTCcagtagaaacgtagagctcgacgcggtgatcGCGTGGTCACAAACGGTGTgacgatcggagctcggacggagaagttacggcgAGCTGAAGATTGCCGTAAGGGTTTTGGTGTCTTTCTCTTCTCTGGAGTCTTTCACGTTGCTCCAgctgaaaataaagaaaagaagggGGCTTGGGTTCATTTAATTGCTGAACCAGTTGGGCCCATGGGCTCGGTTTgagcccggttcaaccggtttggcccgtttggtctaatcttggaccgatttcttcgaaattagtgtcaaaattcttatttcgatgagctctatcctaatttaatataatcacatttctaatcttctttattaaaaactattttatcgactaattatctactaatttaacggtACAGGcgattttttctttttgatataAAATGTAGTTGATGTCTCCTATGAAGCAACTTGGTTCATCCAGCAGATCCTTAGAATCAACTAAGGATTGCCACATTCTCCTTCTTTGTTTGAAGGTGGATAGGATTC is a window encoding:
- the LOC107637727 gene encoding probable prefoldin subunit 4 — its product is MQQGGGSDMEVTWEDEQNINKFRTLNNCFHELEDDIKIANLTIIFSGLISINIDIQYYPWIMYTLAKNTKDEVENRIENMKEVTSHKLTKLDEEKKSVVAQMAELKKILYGKFKDSINLEED